A stretch of the Dioscorea cayenensis subsp. rotundata cultivar TDr96_F1 chromosome 4, TDr96_F1_v2_PseudoChromosome.rev07_lg8_w22 25.fasta, whole genome shotgun sequence genome encodes the following:
- the LOC120258852 gene encoding S-norcoclaurine synthase 1-like isoform X2 — translation MATGKLIGSLPVEVESVQALAASLTTSDHIPTRYSRPEAESEPVMIITGDAEDDIPVIDFHKLLDPELSDAESSKLDLACQNWGFFQLINHGVSEEVIQKMMLVIEEFFKLPLDEKMLVKQRPGQLEGYGQMFVISEEQKLDWADILYFCTSPLHLRKNGFWPTKPSTFRDALDKYSMEVKKLSNCLLGFMAKNLGLAPAEMARMLENGTQYVRINCYPPCPEDKKVLGVSPHSDASFLTLLLQVNDVQGLQIRRNDKWFPVKPLPGAFVANIADAFEILSNGKYKSIEHRAVTNTEKERFSIAAFHGPNFNAIIGPHSEFVLEDEPLYKSLDYESYMKLRYASKLDGKNFLGRMKLNN, via the exons ATGGCCACGGGGAAGTTGATCGGATCTCTGCCGGTGGAGGTGGAGAGCGTGCAGGCCCTGGCCGCATCTCTCACTACCTCAGATCACATCCCTACAAGATACAGCCGACCCGAAGCAGAATCCGAGCCCGTCATGATCATCACCGGTGACGCCGAGGATGACATCCCAGTCATCGATTTCCACAAACTCCTCGACCCCGAACTCTCCGACGCCGAGTCCTCCAAGCTCGACCTAGCTTGTCAAAATTGGGGCTTCTTTCAG TTGATAAACCATGGTGTTTCCGAGGAGGTGATTCAGAAGATGATGTTAGTGATTGAAGAGTTCTTCAAACTTCCATTAGATGAGAAGATGCTAGTCAAGCAGCGTCCTGGCCAACTTGAAGGCTATGGCCAGATGTTTGTTATCTCTGAGGAACAGAAGTTAGACTGGGCTGACATTCTCTACTTTTGTACTTCGCCTCTTCATTTGAGAAAAAATGGATTTTGGCCTACAAAACCATCTACTTTCag GGATGCCTTGGATAAGTATTCTATGGAGGTGAAGAAATTGTCAAATTGTCTTCTTGGATTTATGGCTAAAAACTTGGGACTCGCTCCTGCAGAGATGGCAAGAATGTTAGAGAATGGAACTCAATATGTGAGGATAAACTGCTATCCTCCCTGTCCTGAGGATAAGAAGGTGTTGGGCGTGTCCCCTCACTCTGATGCTTCTTTTTTaactcttcttcttcaagtGAATGATGTTCAAGGGCTACAAATCAGGAGAAATGATAAGTGGTTCCCTGTCAAGCCTCTTCCTGGTGCTTTTGTTGCTAATATTGCAGATGCATTTGAG ATATTGAGCAATGGAAAATACAAGAGCATAGAGCACAGGGCAGTCACAAACACAGAGAAAGAACGCTTCTCTATTGCAGCATTTCATGGTCCAAACTTTAATGCCATAATTGGACCACATTCAGAGTTTGTTTTGGAGGACGAGCCACTCTACAAGAGTCTGGACTATGAGAGCTATATGAAACTCCGCTACGCATCCAAACTGGATGGAAAGAACTTCTTGGGTCGCATGAAGCTGAACAATTAA
- the LOC120258852 gene encoding S-norcoclaurine synthase 1-like isoform X1: MATGKLIGSLPVEVESVQALAASLTTSDHIPTRYSRPEAESEPVMIITGDAEDDIPVIDFHKLLDPELSDAESSKLDLACQNWGFFQFAVSSKMQLINHGVSEEVIQKMMLVIEEFFKLPLDEKMLVKQRPGQLEGYGQMFVISEEQKLDWADILYFCTSPLHLRKNGFWPTKPSTFRDALDKYSMEVKKLSNCLLGFMAKNLGLAPAEMARMLENGTQYVRINCYPPCPEDKKVLGVSPHSDASFLTLLLQVNDVQGLQIRRNDKWFPVKPLPGAFVANIADAFEILSNGKYKSIEHRAVTNTEKERFSIAAFHGPNFNAIIGPHSEFVLEDEPLYKSLDYESYMKLRYASKLDGKNFLGRMKLNN; this comes from the exons ATGGCCACGGGGAAGTTGATCGGATCTCTGCCGGTGGAGGTGGAGAGCGTGCAGGCCCTGGCCGCATCTCTCACTACCTCAGATCACATCCCTACAAGATACAGCCGACCCGAAGCAGAATCCGAGCCCGTCATGATCATCACCGGTGACGCCGAGGATGACATCCCAGTCATCGATTTCCACAAACTCCTCGACCCCGAACTCTCCGACGCCGAGTCCTCCAAGCTCGACCTAGCTTGTCAAAATTGGGGCTTCTTTCAG ttTGCCGTTTCATCAAAAATGCAGTTGATAAACCATGGTGTTTCCGAGGAGGTGATTCAGAAGATGATGTTAGTGATTGAAGAGTTCTTCAAACTTCCATTAGATGAGAAGATGCTAGTCAAGCAGCGTCCTGGCCAACTTGAAGGCTATGGCCAGATGTTTGTTATCTCTGAGGAACAGAAGTTAGACTGGGCTGACATTCTCTACTTTTGTACTTCGCCTCTTCATTTGAGAAAAAATGGATTTTGGCCTACAAAACCATCTACTTTCag GGATGCCTTGGATAAGTATTCTATGGAGGTGAAGAAATTGTCAAATTGTCTTCTTGGATTTATGGCTAAAAACTTGGGACTCGCTCCTGCAGAGATGGCAAGAATGTTAGAGAATGGAACTCAATATGTGAGGATAAACTGCTATCCTCCCTGTCCTGAGGATAAGAAGGTGTTGGGCGTGTCCCCTCACTCTGATGCTTCTTTTTTaactcttcttcttcaagtGAATGATGTTCAAGGGCTACAAATCAGGAGAAATGATAAGTGGTTCCCTGTCAAGCCTCTTCCTGGTGCTTTTGTTGCTAATATTGCAGATGCATTTGAG ATATTGAGCAATGGAAAATACAAGAGCATAGAGCACAGGGCAGTCACAAACACAGAGAAAGAACGCTTCTCTATTGCAGCATTTCATGGTCCAAACTTTAATGCCATAATTGGACCACATTCAGAGTTTGTTTTGGAGGACGAGCCACTCTACAAGAGTCTGGACTATGAGAGCTATATGAAACTCCGCTACGCATCCAAACTGGATGGAAAGAACTTCTTGGGTCGCATGAAGCTGAACAATTAA
- the LOC120258851 gene encoding S-norcoclaurine synthase 1-like, with protein MDQYTGQALAVHMAAGNNGKSSTSARLIRSLPFDSVQALSATLTTSDHIPTRYIRPEALSEPVIIPGDAEDDIPVIDFHKLLDPELSEAESSKLDLACQNWGFFQLINHGVPEEVIQRMISVVEEFFKLPLDEKMLFKQPPGQLEGYGQLFLFSEEQKLDWADLLFFYTSPLHLRKVGLWPTNPSTFRDAFDEYSMEVKKLANCLLGFLVKNLGLDPIEMTGMLENGAQFVRINCYPPCPEDKKVLGVSPHSDSSFLTLLLQVNSVQGLQIRRNDKWLPVKPLPGAFVANIADAFEILSNGKYKSIEHRAVTNTEKERFSIAAFHGPNTNATVGPHPELVLKGEPLYKSMDYESYMKLRFESKLDGKSFLDRMKLSK; from the exons ATGGATCAGTACACTGGACAGGCCCTCGCCGTCCACATGGCCGCCGGGAACAATGGTAAATCGTCGACGTCGGCCAGGTTGATCAGATCTCTTCCATTTGACAGCGTGCAGGCCCTGTCCGCAACTCTCACAACCTCAGATCACATCCCTACAAGATACATCCGACCTGAAGCCTTATCCGAGCCCGTCATCATCCCCGGCGACGCCGAGGATGACATCCCAGTCATCGATTTCCACAAACTACTCGACCCGGAGCTCTCTGAAGCCGAGTCCTCCAAGCTCGACCTCGCTTGTCAAAACTGGGGCTTCTTTCAG TTGATAAACCATGGTGTTCCAGAGGAGGTGATTCAGAGGATGATATCTGTGGTTGAAGAGTTCTTCAAGCTTCCATTAGATGAGAAGATGCTGTTCAAACAGCCTCCTGGCCAACTTGAAGGTTATGGCCAGTTGTTTCTTTTCTCTGAGGAACAAAAGCTAGACTGGGCTGACCTTCTCTTCTTTTATACTTCGCCTCTTCATTTGAGAAAAGTTGGATTATGGCCTACAAATCCATCTACTTTCag ggATGCCTTCGATGAGTATTCTATGGAGGTGAAGAAATTGGCAAATTGTCTTCTTGgatttttggttaaaaacttGGGACTTGATCCTATAGAGATGACAGGAATGTTAGAGAATGGCGCTCAATTTGTGAGGATAAACTGCTACCCTCCATGTCCTGAGGATAAGAAGGTGCTGGGTGTGTCCCCACACTCTGATTCTTCTTTCTTaactcttcttcttcaagtGAATAGTGTTCAAGGGCTGCAAATCAGAAGAAACGATAAATGGCTCCCTGTCAAGCCTCTTCCTGGTGCTTTTGTTGCTAATATTGCAGATGCATTTGAG ATATTGAGCAATGGGAAATACAAGAGCATTGAGCACAGGGCAGTCACAAACACTGAGAAAGAACGCTTCTCTATTGCAGCATTTCATGGTCCAAACACTAATGCCACAGTTGGACCTCATCCAGAGCTTGTTTTGAAGGGTGAACCACTTTACAAGAGTATGGACTATGAGAGCTATATGAAACTCCGCTTCGAATCCAAACTGGATGGAAAGAGCTTCTTGGATCGCATGAAGCTGAGCAAATAA